The DNA window AATCATATCGACAGCAAATATTTTAGCTTTGCGGTATCAGTAGACGGGTACTTAAAAGAAAAAACCTGTCTGAGAGCGAATATTCGATTCTGCAGGACAGTGACGCGTTTAACAAAAAGAGGATTTGTAGGAGTATTAAGCGTCCGACGCCCCACCCTGAGTTGCGGTAGGTTTAGAGTCCGGGGCTGGGTCAAGGTGGTGAGAAGTGATGAGGTGGATGCGGCGGCGGGCAGGAATCGGCCTGTACGAGGGGTACATGAGGATTCCGAGCAAGGACCGTGCCCGTCTGGCAGCTGCGCAGTCGTTTTGTTAGCTGCTCTAAGCCATGACCAATCCCAATGCCCAACTGCAAGCAGCCATCGCCCAATTCGCTGCGCAACCCAGCATCACGCCTGATCAGGAAGCACAGCTACGTGCCGCCATCACTCAGAATGCCAGCCTGCTGCAACACCTGAATCAGGATGCGGCCAACGGCCAGCTCAAGGGCTTTGCGTTGCCTCAGGCTGGCGCGGCTGCGAATCTGGCGGGCACCTACGACATGGCCTCAGGCGTAGTCACACTACCGGCCACCAGCTTCCAGCCGGCAGGAACTGCGGCTAGCGCGGACCTCACCGCCACATTGCGTGTGCAGGATATGTCGCTGCGCTTCGCTCATACGAACTATGTAGATGCTGCCAACGTCACCCAGCCGGTGACGCAGGATATGGTCACCAACCTGCAGTCGACCATTAACGGTTCGCCAGTATTGGCCGCCGAGATCAAGCATGCCGTCACGCCGCCGGGGCACGGGCAGGACGCGCCATTGCAGCATTTCGCCTCGCTCAGCGGCACGGTGGCGGGCGGCACCTACAATCCCTCGAACCAGACCATGAGCCTGCCGCCGAGCAGTCTGGCAGTACCGCCAGCCAACTTCGGTTCGGCAGACCTCACCTTCGTACTGGGGCATGAAATTCAGCATGGCTTCAATGCGGCGGGCGCGAAAACTGCAATGACCAATGCATACAATCAGGCAATGCAGATCGCGCAGGACAACAATCCCGTCAACGACTACACCGCCCCAATAGGTGCTGTCATCCAAGCGGGGCGAGAGGATGAGGCCAAGGCGCAGATCGCGGGTTGGAATGCCCTACTCAGCCGTGAGCAGCAAACTAAACCCACTGCAAATGTGACGGAGATGATGGCGCTGGCTATACCTATCAACCCCAGCCAGCAAGACCTGACTTCGCGGGTTCTCGATTTCGTTGAACAGAGCAAAACCATACCTGGTCAAGCCCAAGCCCGCTCCGGCTTGACCTTCAACGCCGATGGCACCATGTCGATGACCCCTGCCAACGTGGCGCAGATGGGGCAGAACTATTTTGATAAGCCGCCGGTAGGCACCCTAGGGCTCACACGAGAACAGACCACCGGCATTGGCTTTCACGGCGATTCCGACTATCCGAACTACTACGGTGCGAATGCGGTGACCAACATCATCACCCGCGACCGCGCCTATGCGCACCCGGTCAACGGCGTGTCGCCACAAATGCAGATCAACATGGGGCAATTGCGGCTACGTGAAGACCTGATGGAGCACAACGGGATCACCCTCACCACCGACGCGAATACACCGCAGCGCTATCTCGACACCAGTACGAGTCCGCCAAAACCCGGTTTGTTCCAGCACACCGCGACGACTCACCAACACACCAACCCGATCCCGATCTTTCCGTTGGAAGTCCCAGTGCAAACGGTTGACACACGCGAGCCCGCCGCCAGTCTCAAAACGGCCGGTCATCCGCTGGTCGATCAGTATTTCGCCGCCTTGAAAGCCGGTGACGAACAGGGCGCACGTGCGGCGGCGATAGCGTTCGCAACCCCCGAGCGCTGGCAGCAGACCGTTGCCGATGCGGAGCAACGGATTCTGGCGAAGCAGCAGCAATTGCCGGGGCGGGACAATCCGCTTTTCGAGCAGGCACTAACGCACCTGGAACGGCTGGGGCCGCAAGCCGGTGGGTATCTTGATCGTGTGCAGATGGAAGGCGTCGCCGGGGCCGTCGCCTATCAGGCCAAGCTGCAACATCTGCCCAGCATCGATGCGCTGACGCCAGTCCGGGATGGTCAGAGCTTGCTGGCAATCTCGAACCACCCGTCACTGATAGACCGCGCGCTCATCGATAAAACCCAGGCCGCGGCGCAACCGCTCGATCAGAGTTTGCAGCAGCTGACGGCGGAAACGCAGCGGCAACAGGATCAGGCGTTGCTCCAAGCCCAGCAGCGGCAGGTGGAGACGCAGCAGCAGGGTTTCTCACGATAATGCAGTCGCCGCACGGGAAATGAGATGAACGACGACACACACAGTGTCCTGGCACAGATGACACTGGCCATTGGGCGGCTGGATACCTTGATGTCGAACTTGCAGGAGCAGACCAAAAATGCTCAGGCACAAATGCAAGCGACCAGGGAGAAAGAGGAGGCCAAGTTCAAGCAAGCGATGGTGACGCAATTCCAAGATCAGCAGCAGCGGTTGGAGGCTGCGCTGCGCCCCAGGGTGGCCTGGGCCTGGAAGATCATTGCCGCGCTGGCGGGCTTTTCCGTTCTGTTGCTGGTGGGCTATTGGCTGCTATTGAGGCAGGCCGACGCGCGGCTGCGAGCCGCACAAGCGCGTGCCGAGACTATCGAAGTGAAGGCAGAAGTGCTGGAAGCATTCAAGCATGTCGACATCACGTCCTGCGGCGGCCGGCCGTGCATCAGGATCGACCGGGACACGCCTACCTGGAAGAGCAAGGGTAGCGAGTACATCCTGGTCGATGCCCAGCCCGGTAAAGAAACGAGAAAGCGACCGTAAGCCACAGCTTCTATAGATCAAAAGGAAACGGCGTGCAGCGCGATCACTTCCAGCCACTCAACATTCTGTGGCAATAGCGTTGAGCATCTGCGGTGCGTTGTTAAGAGGTTTCTTAGCATCCCGTGCAGATACCGCGATGATATCCCGCCTGGCTTCATGACTCACACCGACTCCAACACCCAACACCCAAAAGCTGGCCCAGCCGAATAGCCGGTCTCCGGTTCGATGCGGATCTGCAGGCTGGCGCGGCTTGCTACTGCTGCTGGCAACGCGTAGTCGATGTCGACGAAGTCCAGGCCGCGGTTGCCGTCCAGGCGTTCGTTGGCGACCAGTTCGCCGTCGGCGAGAATGCGGAAGCGGCGGCGGGTTTCGTCGCCCCAGTAGCGCAGGCGCAGGATGCGGGCCTGCGCGGTGTTGCGCAGAGTGAAGGCGATGAAGCCGCCGGTGCGGGCGTCGCGGCCGGCGCGACGGCGGTAGCTCAATGGATAGGAGCTTTCGCTCTGCAGCGCGTGTGCTTTCTCTGATGTTTCATCGCCCAGGGCGATGCGATCCAGGGCGCGCGCGTCGAGTGCCTGTTGTTTGGCTTGCGCTGCAGCCTGCTCAGCCTGGCGTTGCTGCCATGCGGCGGCGTCGCGATGCTCCAGGTAGACAGCGCTGCGGCGGTCGAATTGGGCGTAGAACGGCGAGAACCGCCAGTGCTGTGCGCCGTCGCTGTAATCAAACACTGGTTTACCAGGCACCGGCTGCAGACGTTGCAACACGTTATCGCCGCCGATCAATGCAGGGGTCTTGCCAGACCAGGGCTTGGCTGCATCGCCAAGATCGGCCGCCAATACCAACGGTCCGCGTAGCACCGACACCCAGGCCGGATCGTCCGGTGCAGCTTCCAGGCGCAACGGCATGTCGAACGAGACGCTTAGGGTATCGCCGGCATTCCACGCGCGCGTGAGGCGCAGATAGCCGTCGCTGACAGCCACATCGACAGGCTGCCCATTGAGCTGCAGAACAGGCGACTGCGCCCAGCCAGGCATGCGCAATGCGAGCGTGCGATGCGCTGCCGGCGCAGCATCGATACGCAGCAATGCGCTGCCCTGCTCCGGCAGTGCGCTGTGCAAGGTCATATCCAGCCCGGCAGCGTCGCACACGGTGGAAGGCACGTACAGGTTGACGTAAACGCCCTGCCCGTCCTGCCAGTAGATGGAATCGCCGAACTGCGCATGCGCTTCCATGCCGCTACCGACGCAGCACCAAAAATCGTGAAATGGCGACGACCAGCTGCGCGCTTCGCCGGCCAGCATCGGTGTCATGTAGGTGAACATACCGGTGCGGGGATGCTGCTGCGCCATCACGTGATTGAGCAGCGTGCGTTCGTAGTAATCGAATAGCTCGGCCTGCGGCCCCCACTGGTACAGATGGCGGGTGAGCTTGAGCATGTTGTAGCTGGCGCAATGCTCGCACGTCTGCTCGGTGAGAAAACGCGCGATGCTGTCCGGCTGCTGGAAATATTCGCGGTCGCCGTTGCCGCCGATCACGTAAGTATGGTGTTCGGTGACGGTATGCCAGAAGAAGCGCGCGGCCGCGCCCGATGCGGCATCGCCGGTGACCTCATACTCGCGCGCCAAGCCGATCAGCTTGGGGATGTTGGTGTTGGAATGCTGGTGCACAAGTTCGTCGCGCTGGGCGATCAGCGGGTCGAGCACGGCGTGATGGTGCAGGCGCTGCGCCAGTGCCAACCATTGCGCGTCGCCGGTGCGTACGTGCAGCTCGACGAACGATTCGTTGAGGCCACCGAACTCGCACGACAGCACCTGCTGCAATTGTGTGTCGTCGAGCGCGGCAAAGATGCCTTGCAGATATCCCGCCAAATCCGTCGCAACCTTTAGCGCCTGCGCGTTGTCGCAGTGCGCCTGCACATCGAGCAGGCCGGCGAACAGCTTGTGCCAGGTGTATAGCGGTGCCCAGCTGCCGTTGAGATAGAACGGCGCCGGGTCGATCTTGCCGCGCTTGAGTTCGTCAAAGACGGCGCGGCCGCTTTCGATCTTGCCTGCCGCATTTTTGCGGGTGAATCCGGCAACATACCCATCGCCGGCATGCGCCTGGCAGCGTGCGAGTTCTGCAATCAGGTAACTGGCACGCGTGCGGCATTGCGCATCGCCGGTTTGCGCATGCATCAAGGCCAATGCGCTGAGATAGTGACCGAGCGTGTGCCCGGCGATGGTATCCGCTTCCCACCCGCCATAGGCCGGCGCCTTGGGATCGAGACCTGCGTACAGCACGAAGTTGTGCAGCAGCCGGTCCGGCTGCAACCGCATCAAATAGCGCCGATTGGTGTGCAGCGCATCAAGAAACAACGACGGTATCAGCCTGACCTGGGCCAACGGCACGGCGCGCACGCTACCCGGTTGTGCAGCACTGGCCTGGGCCGGAAAGCGCAGGAAACCTGCGGACACGGCCAGGCCGCTCCAGGCCAGAAAGCGCCGCCGCGACAGCGTCGGTGCGTGGTTGCAGGTCAACTCGGGTTCGTGCGCGTCCGTCATGGGCTCAGCTTAGCTCCGGGCAGCGCGCACAGACTGCGCGCGCGGTTGCAACAGTACAAAGCGGTCGCATTGATAACGACTGCATTGGCGTGGACGCTGCGCGCCCAGTCGAATCTGGCCGCGCAGCACAGCGATACAACACAGCGATCAGAACGTCACTGTTGTGCGCACCCAATAGAACCGGCCAAGCAGGTCGTAGGTGGACACATCGGTGTTGGCGTTGCCGACGTTGTTGGAGTAATACAGCGGAGGTTGTTTGTTGCTAATGTTGTCCACGCCCACTTCAAAACGCGTGTGCCACGACTCAACGTTGTAGCCGAGCTGCAGATTGTCGTAGACGTAGGCGCCGATGTTGCGCACTACCGTCGGCTCGCTGGAATCGGCCGACAGGCTCTGGTCCGGATCCGAATTGCCGATAGCGGTGTGCCCCACATAGCGGATGCGCCAAGTGGCG is part of the Xanthomonas fragariae genome and encodes:
- a CDS encoding XVIPCD domain-containing protein, translated to MTNPNAQLQAAIAQFAAQPSITPDQEAQLRAAITQNASLLQHLNQDAANGQLKGFALPQAGAAANLAGTYDMASGVVTLPATSFQPAGTAASADLTATLRVQDMSLRFAHTNYVDAANVTQPVTQDMVTNLQSTINGSPVLAAEIKHAVTPPGHGQDAPLQHFASLSGTVAGGTYNPSNQTMSLPPSSLAVPPANFGSADLTFVLGHEIQHGFNAAGAKTAMTNAYNQAMQIAQDNNPVNDYTAPIGAVIQAGREDEAKAQIAGWNALLSREQQTKPTANVTEMMALAIPINPSQQDLTSRVLDFVEQSKTIPGQAQARSGLTFNADGTMSMTPANVAQMGQNYFDKPPVGTLGLTREQTTGIGFHGDSDYPNYYGANAVTNIITRDRAYAHPVNGVSPQMQINMGQLRLREDLMEHNGITLTTDANTPQRYLDTSTSPPKPGLFQHTATTHQHTNPIPIFPLEVPVQTVDTREPAASLKTAGHPLVDQYFAALKAGDEQGARAAAIAFATPERWQQTVADAEQRILAKQQQLPGRDNPLFEQALTHLERLGPQAGGYLDRVQMEGVAGAVAYQAKLQHLPSIDALTPVRDGQSLLAISNHPSLIDRALIDKTQAAAQPLDQSLQQLTAETQRQQDQALLQAQQRQVETQQQGFSR
- a CDS encoding glycoside hydrolase family 127 protein encodes the protein MTDAHEPELTCNHAPTLSRRRFLAWSGLAVSAGFLRFPAQASAAQPGSVRAVPLAQVRLIPSLFLDALHTNRRYLMRLQPDRLLHNFVLYAGLDPKAPAYGGWEADTIAGHTLGHYLSALALMHAQTGDAQCRTRASYLIAELARCQAHAGDGYVAGFTRKNAAGKIESGRAVFDELKRGKIDPAPFYLNGSWAPLYTWHKLFAGLLDVQAHCDNAQALKVATDLAGYLQGIFAALDDTQLQQVLSCEFGGLNESFVELHVRTGDAQWLALAQRLHHHAVLDPLIAQRDELVHQHSNTNIPKLIGLAREYEVTGDAASGAAARFFWHTVTEHHTYVIGGNGDREYFQQPDSIARFLTEQTCEHCASYNMLKLTRHLYQWGPQAELFDYYERTLLNHVMAQQHPRTGMFTYMTPMLAGEARSWSSPFHDFWCCVGSGMEAHAQFGDSIYWQDGQGVYVNLYVPSTVCDAAGLDMTLHSALPEQGSALLRIDAAPAAHRTLALRMPGWAQSPVLQLNGQPVDVAVSDGYLRLTRAWNAGDTLSVSFDMPLRLEAAPDDPAWVSVLRGPLVLAADLGDAAKPWSGKTPALIGGDNVLQRLQPVPGKPVFDYSDGAQHWRFSPFYAQFDRRSAVYLEHRDAAAWQQRQAEQAAAQAKQQALDARALDRIALGDETSEKAHALQSESSYPLSYRRRAGRDARTGGFIAFTLRNTAQARILRLRYWGDETRRRFRILADGELVANERLDGNRGLDFVDIDYALPAAVASRASLQIRIEPETGYSAGPAFGCWVLESV